From Patescibacteria group bacterium, a single genomic window includes:
- the rplR gene encoding 50S ribosomal protein L18 produces the protein MANVRNKIKKINSANQNLPRLIVVRSNKNMYAQIVDSETGNVLVAVSTLKAGDGKLTDMARKVGEEIAKKAAEKKVKSVVLDRSEYRYHGAVKELVEAAKKSGLNI, from the coding sequence ATGGCAAACGTTCGAAATAAAATCAAGAAAATTAACAGTGCCAATCAAAATTTGCCAAGGCTTATTGTAGTACGCTCAAATAAGAATATGTACGCCCAAATAGTCGATTCGGAAACAGGAAATGTCTTGGTCGCTGTATCAACGCTTAAGGCAGGAGATGGCAAGCTTACCGATATGGCTAGAAAAGTCGGCGAAGAGATCGCCAAAAAAGCTGCAGAAAAGAAAGTCAAAAGTGTTGTTTTGGACCGATCGGAATATCGCTATCATGGTGCGGTAAAAGAATTAGTAGAAGCAGCAAAAAAATCAGGCTTAAACATCTAA
- the rpsH gene encoding 30S ribosomal protein S8, with protein MSDPIADLLIRLKNALSAGKTEAVLPYSKHKKAVLDVILKEGFISAVSEKIVKNQKMLLVTFGAGKMMHLKRLSKPGQRIYVKANDIPKPLRGLGLIVMSTPVGVISGREAKKTNIGGELICEIW; from the coding sequence ATGTCAGATCCAATTGCAGATTTATTAATCAGATTGAAAAACGCATTAAGCGCCGGAAAAACCGAAGCAGTTTTGCCTTACTCGAAACACAAGAAAGCGGTTTTGGACGTGATCCTAAAGGAAGGGTTTATTTCTGCGGTTTCTGAAAAAATTGTTAAGAACCAAAAGATGCTTCTTGTTACGTTTGGCGCTGGTAAAATGATGCATTTAAAGAGATTGAGTAAGCCGGGACAGCGCATTTATGTCAAAGCCAACGATATTCCTAAACCTTTGCGTGGCCTGGGACTCATCGTAATGTCAACGCCAGTCGGTGTGATTTCTGGACGCGAAGCCAAGAAAACGAATATCGGTGGTGAATTAATTTGTGAAATTTGGTAG
- the rplN gene encoding 50S ribosomal protein L14 — MIQPGTRLKVADNTGAKEIECITILGHKKRDAAKIGDVITASVKVAIPRGTVKKKEVVKAVIVRTRKELGREDGSYIRFDENAAVIIDNDKNPRGTRIFGPIPREIRNGYMKIISLAPEVL, encoded by the coding sequence GTGATTCAGCCCGGAACAAGATTAAAAGTTGCAGACAATACTGGTGCAAAGGAAATCGAATGCATTACTATTTTGGGACACAAAAAAAGAGATGCAGCCAAGATTGGTGATGTTATTACCGCATCGGTGAAAGTCGCTATTCCTCGCGGAACTGTCAAGAAAAAGGAAGTTGTAAAAGCAGTGATAGTGAGGACAAGAAAAGAACTTGGCCGCGAAGATGGCTCATATATCCGGTTTGATGAAAACGCTGCGGTAATTATCGACAATGATAAAAATCCACGAGGTACGCGTATTTTCGGGCCTATTCCACGCGAGATAAGAAATGGCTACATGAAAATAATTTCGTTAGCACCCGAAGTATTATAG
- the rplO gene encoding 50S ribosomal protein L15 codes for MEKISLKSYSKKSIKRIGRGISAGQGKTAGRGTKGQKSRSGFNIPKRFEGGQTPLSMRLPKLRGFKSVNDKARVISLDDISKNYKDGEVVSLKSLVEKKLIETGSKAKILNNGKLTVKVSLLDIKASKSIASLFVKPETKVEKKEAAKSDKKSAAKKSSK; via the coding sequence ATGGAAAAAATATCACTAAAATCATATAGCAAAAAAAGCATTAAGCGAATTGGGCGCGGAATTTCTGCGGGACAAGGTAAAACAGCAGGGCGCGGAACCAAGGGCCAAAAATCACGTTCTGGTTTTAATATTCCCAAACGTTTTGAAGGTGGCCAAACACCGCTTTCAATGCGCCTGCCGAAACTTCGAGGCTTTAAATCAGTTAATGATAAAGCCAGAGTTATTTCCCTCGACGACATTTCCAAGAATTACAAAGATGGCGAGGTTGTCAGCTTAAAATCACTTGTTGAGAAAAAGCTGATTGAAACTGGCAGCAAAGCAAAGATACTTAACAACGGCAAACTTACAGTCAAGGTTTCCCTTCTAGATATCAAAGCTTCCAAAAGCATAGCCTCTTTATTTGTAAAGCCTGAAACAAAGGTTGAAAAAAAGGAAGCCGCTAAATCCGACAAAAAATCTGCTGCGAAGAAAAGCTCTAAATAA
- the rplX gene encoding 50S ribosomal protein L24 yields MKIKKNDNVLVKVGKDRGKSGIVDSVFATENKLTVKGVHIMKKHVKPSRKNPQGGIIDINKKLDASNVAVICPNCGKSGRVGYSIKNDAKIRICKKCNQSIEGGAK; encoded by the coding sequence ATGAAAATTAAGAAAAATGACAATGTATTGGTAAAAGTTGGCAAAGACCGCGGAAAAAGCGGCATAGTTGATAGTGTTTTTGCCACCGAAAATAAACTTACTGTAAAAGGCGTTCATATCATGAAAAAACATGTTAAGCCGAGCCGCAAGAACCCGCAGGGTGGAATAATCGACATCAACAAAAAGCTTGACGCATCCAATGTTGCTGTCATTTGCCCGAATTGCGGCAAATCAGGAAGAGTCGGATACAGCATAAAGAATGATGCTAAAATTCGAATTTGCAAAAAATGCAATCAGTCAATTGAGGGAGGAGCCAAGTAA
- the rplE gene encoding 50S ribosomal protein L5, whose translation MTALKEKFYDTIRPELKKTLSFTNIERTPKVTKVVVSSGVGKFKEEEKAIEKIQNDLAIITGQKPKINKSRKAVSAFKLRIGQPVGLTVTLRGEKMYDFIFRLANVALPRVRDFKGLSRNGFDGRGNYSLGISEHTIMPEIKFENVTENFGFQINVNTTAKNNAECEALLSALGFPFEKQEGSK comes from the coding sequence ATGACCGCTTTGAAAGAAAAATTTTATGACACGATCAGGCCAGAGCTCAAAAAAACTCTCTCTTTTACCAATATCGAAAGAACACCGAAAGTTACAAAAGTAGTTGTATCCTCGGGTGTTGGCAAATTCAAAGAAGAAGAAAAAGCAATTGAAAAAATTCAGAATGACCTGGCAATAATTACTGGCCAGAAACCTAAAATCAACAAATCCAGAAAAGCAGTTTCTGCATTTAAGCTGCGAATTGGCCAGCCAGTCGGCCTTACAGTAACACTACGCGGCGAGAAAATGTATGATTTTATTTTCCGCCTAGCCAATGTCGCTCTTCCACGCGTTAGAGATTTCAAGGGATTGTCCCGAAATGGATTCGATGGCAGGGGCAATTATTCGCTTGGAATTTCTGAGCATACAATCATGCCCGAAATTAAATTTGAAAATGTAACCGAGAATTTCGGTTTTCAGATAAATGTTAATACAACTGCCAAGAATAATGCCGAATGTGAGGCATTGCTTTCTGCGCTAGGATTCCCGTTTGAAAAACAAGAAGGGAGCAAATAA
- a CDS encoding type Z 30S ribosomal protein S14 codes for MAKESMIVKANRKPKFSTRKIRRCKLCGRPRAYIRKYDMCRICFRERASRGEIPGVTKSSW; via the coding sequence ATGGCTAAAGAATCGATGATTGTAAAGGCGAATAGAAAGCCAAAATTTTCCACACGTAAAATACGAAGATGTAAGCTTTGCGGACGGCCGCGTGCTTACATAAGAAAGTATGATATGTGCCGCATCTGCTTTAGAGAGCGAGCTAGCCGTGGAGAAATACCTGGCGTAACCAAGTCCAGCTGGTAA
- the rpmC gene encoding 50S ribosomal protein L29 gives MKKTEELKRIKNMKDTEILAEIAKARKEIAVKSLSVKAGKSSNHAQISDNKKKLARLLTIKNASAE, from the coding sequence ATGAAAAAAACCGAAGAATTGAAAAGAATAAAAAATATGAAAGATACTGAGATTTTGGCAGAAATTGCAAAAGCCAGAAAAGAAATTGCCGTAAAAAGCCTTTCTGTTAAAGCAGGAAAATCTTCAAATCACGCTCAGATTTCCGATAATAAAAAGAAACTTGCTCGGCTTCTTACCATTAAGAATGCGAGTGCGGAGTAA
- the rplF gene encoding 50S ribosomal protein L6 — protein MSRLGKRPIKTDDNITISVENNKFIAKSTKGERILDLPDEIKVKIENGIITTSRNGNSKFEKSQHGLITRLISGIIADLSKGAKKTLEFKGTGYRVRVEGTELILNMGYSHEIKLDIPEEIAVNVVKNSIVIEGIDRQKVGEFAAKVRKVRPPEVYKGKGIKYSEEVIRRKAGKTAQSAGKAA, from the coding sequence ATGTCAAGACTAGGAAAACGACCAATTAAAACTGATGACAATATCACAATATCTGTTGAAAATAACAAGTTTATTGCAAAATCAACAAAAGGTGAAAGAATTTTAGATTTGCCGGATGAAATTAAAGTAAAGATAGAAAATGGTATTATCACGACAAGCCGAAATGGAAATTCAAAATTTGAAAAATCACAGCATGGGCTTATAACCCGCCTTATTTCTGGAATTATTGCTGATTTGTCTAAGGGTGCCAAAAAGACACTCGAATTCAAAGGTACCGGTTATCGTGTTCGGGTTGAAGGAACAGAATTGATTCTCAACATGGGTTATTCACACGAGATAAAGCTCGACATCCCAGAGGAAATTGCGGTCAATGTGGTTAAAAATTCCATTGTTATCGAAGGAATTGACAGGCAAAAAGTTGGTGAATTTGCAGCCAAAGTCCGAAAAGTCAGGCCACCAGAGGTGTATAAGGGCAAAGGCATTAAATATAGTGAAGAAGTCATTCGCAGAAAAGCCGGTAAAACTGCTCAGTCTGCAGGAAAGGCAGCATAA
- the rpsQ gene encoding 30S ribosomal protein S17, which produces MKEEKTSRILVGEVVFDGLDKTITVSVDRIKTNRLYKKKYKVSKKYLVNDEKNEYKTGDVVEIKETKPLSKNKHFEAVRKVS; this is translated from the coding sequence ATGAAAGAAGAAAAAACATCTAGAATTTTAGTTGGCGAAGTAGTGTTTGATGGTTTAGACAAAACCATTACCGTTTCGGTTGACCGGATCAAGACAAATCGCCTTTATAAAAAGAAGTATAAGGTTTCAAAGAAATACTTGGTCAACGATGAGAAGAACGAATATAAAACAGGTGATGTTGTTGAAATTAAAGAAACAAAGCCACTTTCAAAAAATAAGCATTTTGAAGCGGTAAGAAAGGTTAGCTAG
- the rpsE gene encoding 30S ribosomal protein S5: MPKELEKNIMRPRSAHRDRKPREEKEFEERVIEVSRISRVVKGGRRIRFRALIVLGDRKGRVGMGVAKANEVADAVRKASTKAKKRLVNVPIIKGTIPHEVRSKYGAAIVLLKPASSGTSIVAGGSVRAVVELAGISDILAKSMGSQNKVNNVTATIKALQSFSARVVDKISDFDKKSERVEVKEVKVELAEEKTGEKKAEPIKPNSKPAKKDTKAKIKAKK, translated from the coding sequence ATGCCCAAAGAACTTGAAAAAAATATTATGAGGCCAAGATCTGCTCACAGGGACAGAAAACCTCGAGAAGAAAAGGAATTTGAGGAGCGCGTGATTGAGGTTTCTAGAATCTCCAGAGTTGTAAAAGGCGGACGAAGAATCCGTTTTAGAGCTTTGATCGTTTTGGGTGACAGAAAAGGCCGCGTCGGAATGGGTGTTGCCAAGGCAAATGAAGTTGCAGACGCTGTTCGAAAGGCTTCTACCAAAGCAAAGAAACGCCTAGTCAATGTTCCTATCATAAAAGGCACAATTCCGCATGAAGTCAGATCTAAATATGGTGCAGCCATCGTTCTTCTAAAGCCGGCTTCTAGTGGTACTTCCATCGTTGCTGGTGGTTCGGTACGTGCCGTGGTTGAGCTTGCCGGCATTTCAGATATCTTGGCAAAATCAATGGGGAGCCAAAACAAAGTTAATAACGTTACTGCCACGATAAAAGCTTTACAATCTTTTAGTGCACGTGTTGTTGACAAGATCTCAGATTTTGATAAAAAGAGCGAACGCGTTGAGGTTAAAGAGGTAAAAGTTGAATTAGCTGAAGAAAAGACTGGAGAAAAAAAAGCAGAGCCAATAAAACCAAATAGCAAACCGGCAAAGAAGGACACGAAAGCGAAAATTAAAGCTAAAAAATAG